Proteins found in one Nostoc sp. NIES-3756 genomic segment:
- a CDS encoding DUF790 family protein, translated as MLPTELLSHRLNGEEIIPKRLKIDQKTIDLTNELIACFQAAQGKTQGFLESQLLDLEGDATDYRVKRGLAYIIKSNFCTFEVVSPLEPQILRERVYSLAAKSAPSRESTQLTLSKIADELTQELEREVLIQQVQDGLYADLTENKILTNFDVPTAVDILNRYNLSQVQGIFYKASKLILNAHRNVPGEYKLLFRYLKLFQLMAYIEGDADHGFTITVDGPTSLFHASTRYGLAIAKLIPALLHVTKWSLAATLQTRDVYTDTWKTGRFTLNSECGLVSHYSKGKPYDSMLEASFADKWDALKTDWVLEREVDLVPIPGSVMIPDFRLVHPDGRDFLLEIVGYWRPEYLQKKFSQVRRSGCDNLILAISERLNLEKAGVKLDNVPARIIWFKDKLLPKSVLAVLGE; from the coding sequence ATGCTACCAACGGAACTACTAAGCCACCGACTAAACGGCGAAGAAATAATACCAAAAAGACTGAAGATTGACCAGAAAACTATAGATTTAACGAACGAATTAATTGCCTGTTTCCAAGCAGCACAAGGCAAGACTCAAGGTTTTTTGGAAAGTCAGCTTTTAGATTTAGAAGGAGACGCTACCGATTATCGAGTTAAGCGTGGTTTAGCTTATATTATCAAAAGCAACTTCTGCACTTTTGAAGTAGTAAGTCCTTTAGAACCACAGATATTAAGAGAAAGGGTGTATTCCTTGGCGGCAAAATCTGCGCCTAGCAGGGAATCAACACAACTGACATTAAGCAAAATAGCTGATGAATTGACACAGGAATTAGAACGAGAAGTTTTAATCCAGCAAGTACAAGATGGACTCTATGCCGATTTAACTGAAAATAAGATTTTAACAAACTTTGATGTACCCACAGCAGTCGATATATTAAACAGATATAACTTATCTCAAGTGCAGGGAATATTCTATAAAGCAAGCAAGTTAATATTAAACGCGCATCGCAATGTTCCAGGGGAATATAAACTATTATTCCGCTATCTAAAGTTATTTCAATTGATGGCTTATATTGAAGGAGATGCTGACCACGGATTTACCATTACCGTAGATGGGCCGACGAGTTTATTCCATGCTAGTACAAGATACGGGCTGGCGATCGCCAAACTTATCCCCGCCTTACTCCACGTCACCAAATGGAGTCTAGCCGCCACATTACAAACCCGTGATGTCTACACAGATACCTGGAAAACAGGCAGATTTACCCTCAATTCCGAATGCGGTTTAGTATCTCACTACTCCAAAGGCAAACCCTACGATAGTATGCTAGAAGCATCCTTTGCTGATAAATGGGATGCGTTAAAAACCGACTGGGTATTAGAAAGAGAAGTAGATTTAGTTCCCATTCCAGGGAGTGTAATGATTCCCGATTTCCGCTTAGTTCATCCTGATGGACGCGACTTTTTATTAGAAATTGTTGGTTATTGGCGACCAGAATATTTACAAAAGAAATTCTCACAAGTGCGGCGTTCTGGTTGTGATAATTTGATTCTAGCTATTTCGGAAAGATTGAATTTAGAAAAAGCCGGAGTTAAGTTAGATAATGTGCCAGCCAGAATTATTTGGTTTAAAGATAAATTATTACCAAAATCTGTATTAGCAGTATTAGGAGAATGA
- a CDS encoding DEAD/DEAH box helicase family protein, whose amino-acid sequence MPRTPTLTYDRGTLILHPPPRGKAWMDFATWDDRVEKFRIPAMKYRAVVEALQAEDVDFIDEAKQFFPVDLVASMEMEPYPHQSEALAAWKLAGRQGVVVLPTAAGKTYLAQMAMQATPRTTLIVVPTLDLMHQWYAHLVAAFPDAEVGLLGGGSRDKSPILVATYDSAAIHAEALGNQYALVVFDECHHLPTDFNKVIAEYAIAPYRLGLSATPERTDGKHADLNILIGQEVYRKRAEDLAGKALAEHEIVQIKVKLSQHERERYNELIQTRNDFLRQSKISLGSIQGWQMFVQMSARSQSGRRAMLAHREAKEIALGTDSKLRILANLLAKHYPERILIFTADNATVYKISQDLLIPAITHQTPVKERHEILTKFREGEYNTLVASHVLNEGVDVPAASIAIILSGTGSTREYIQRLGRVLRKGNIQNKQAILYEVIAEDTSEENTSARRRGEERQGKLQVIYGSGKGTTAKAAEQIEINYTVDSQANNQGNATNGTTKPPTKRRRNNTKKTED is encoded by the coding sequence ATGCCTCGCACTCCCACCTTAACTTATGATCGCGGTACACTAATTTTGCATCCACCACCACGGGGCAAAGCCTGGATGGACTTTGCTACATGGGATGATAGGGTAGAGAAATTTCGCATCCCCGCCATGAAATACCGCGCTGTAGTAGAAGCACTACAAGCGGAAGATGTAGACTTTATCGATGAAGCCAAGCAATTCTTCCCGGTAGATTTGGTTGCGAGTATGGAAATGGAACCATACCCCCACCAGAGTGAGGCGTTAGCAGCTTGGAAACTGGCGGGAAGGCAAGGGGTAGTAGTGTTACCTACGGCGGCTGGAAAGACTTATCTGGCGCAGATGGCGATGCAGGCAACACCGCGCACTACCCTAATTGTTGTGCCGACATTAGATTTGATGCACCAATGGTATGCGCATTTGGTAGCGGCATTTCCCGATGCTGAGGTGGGTTTATTGGGTGGTGGTTCGCGGGATAAGTCGCCAATTTTGGTAGCCACCTACGATAGTGCAGCCATTCACGCCGAAGCTTTGGGTAATCAATATGCTTTGGTTGTGTTTGATGAATGTCATCACCTACCCACAGATTTTAACAAAGTGATTGCCGAATATGCGATCGCCCCCTATCGCCTGGGACTCTCCGCCACCCCAGAACGCACCGATGGTAAACACGCTGATTTGAATATCCTCATTGGGCAAGAAGTATATCGCAAACGTGCTGAAGATTTGGCGGGGAAGGCGTTAGCTGAACATGAAATTGTGCAAATTAAGGTGAAATTATCACAGCATGAACGAGAAAGGTATAACGAATTAATTCAAACGCGCAACGATTTCTTACGCCAATCAAAGATATCTTTGGGAAGTATCCAAGGCTGGCAAATGTTTGTGCAAATGAGTGCGCGATCGCAATCTGGACGTAGAGCTATGTTAGCCCATCGTGAAGCCAAAGAAATCGCCTTAGGTACGGATAGTAAATTAAGAATATTAGCTAATTTACTCGCCAAACATTATCCAGAACGAATATTAATTTTTACTGCTGATAATGCCACAGTTTATAAAATATCTCAAGATTTACTCATCCCCGCCATCACTCATCAAACACCAGTCAAAGAACGCCACGAAATTTTAACCAAGTTTCGTGAAGGTGAATACAATACCTTAGTTGCTTCCCATGTGTTGAATGAAGGTGTTGATGTGCCTGCTGCATCTATCGCCATTATTTTATCTGGTACAGGCTCAACTAGAGAATATATTCAACGTTTGGGGAGAGTTTTACGTAAGGGAAATATTCAAAATAAACAAGCGATTTTATATGAAGTAATAGCAGAAGACACCAGCGAAGAAAATACTTCTGCACGACGACGAGGTGAGGAAAGACAAGGAAAGCTACAAGTTATTTACGGCAGTGGTAAAGGAACAACAGCCAAAGCTGCCGAACAAATCGAGATAAATTACACAGTCGATTCACAAGCGAACAACCAGGGAAATGCTACCAACGGAACTACTAAGCCACCGACTAAACGGCGAAGAAATAATACCAAAAAGACTGAAGATTGA
- a CDS encoding PAS domain-containing sensor histidine kinase: MKGIRPRLAPYAVTLLAVSGALLLTLLFKTLLTPTIFLLFFAAVAVSSWYGGFKTGLFASFLSIVYVSFFFFEPVFSLSIASTDNKIRLGLFVLVTTFINWLNSELRLAKQHLEQTTAQLQSSDTRFRRLTESNIIGVIVADMNGAIIEANDAFLQMVGYTREDLLTGLIRWQNMTPLEYQEISDRSISQLKTSGVCQLFEKEYIRKDGSRVPVLIGSAFLDDQQQQVVGYVLDMSQQKAALKSTQQLLETLSQREDELRLITDSVPVLISYVDAEQRYRFNNKGYEELFGISASAIYGKQIKEILGESVYQHTLPYIKTVLSGEKVTFENQVKDKYGVIHDISTTYVPRFSQSGQVEGFVVLNTDITERKLAEKALKESEARLRTLTEKVRVIPWEVEASTGNFTYVGPQCVDILGYPVADWYTDNFWYEHIHPDDRGWAMQYCYESSLLVDNYEFEYRMLSADGKIIWLYDIVNVVRDGEKPRLLHGFMIDISDRKQVEQEREQLLAREQAARSAAETANRIKDEFLGTLSHELRTPLNAILGWTQLLKNRTFDSNTTALALETIERNSKSLAQLIEDILDVSDIIRGQLRLNTQPVELIPLVEATINNLRLAAQAKDIYLESQFDPAVGVVIGDANRIQQILWNLLTNAIKFTPAGGKVTIQLQRLDHSVQIRVSDTGLGISPEFLPYVFERFRQADGSSTRSHGGLGLGLGLVRHLVELHGGTVQAESPGIGQGATFIVNLPRKSIVHSP, encoded by the coding sequence TTGAAAGGAATACGCCCTCGGCTTGCGCCCTATGCTGTGACATTGTTGGCAGTTAGCGGTGCTTTGTTATTGACTCTATTATTTAAGACTCTTCTGACACCAACTATTTTTCTACTATTTTTCGCGGCTGTAGCGGTTAGTTCTTGGTATGGTGGCTTCAAGACAGGGCTGTTTGCTAGTTTTTTATCTATTGTATATGTAAGTTTCTTTTTCTTTGAACCAGTATTTTCCTTATCAATAGCCAGTACAGACAACAAAATACGCTTAGGCTTGTTCGTTCTGGTGACAACGTTCATTAACTGGCTCAACTCAGAGTTACGTCTTGCCAAGCAGCATTTAGAACAGACAACTGCGCAGCTACAATCCAGTGATACGAGGTTTAGAAGGTTAACAGAGTCCAACATCATCGGGGTAATTGTAGCTGATATGAATGGGGCGATCATCGAAGCTAATGACGCTTTTTTACAGATGGTAGGCTACACACGGGAGGATCTACTCACAGGGTTGATACGATGGCAAAATATGACACCTCTAGAGTATCAAGAAATTAGCGATCGCTCTATTTCTCAACTCAAAACCTCAGGCGTATGTCAGCTTTTTGAGAAAGAATATATTCGCAAAGATGGTAGCCGTGTTCCAGTATTAATTGGAAGTGCTTTTTTAGATGATCAACAGCAACAGGTAGTTGGTTATGTGCTTGATATGAGCCAGCAAAAAGCCGCTCTAAAATCAACTCAACAACTATTAGAAACGCTGAGTCAAAGAGAAGACGAGTTACGCTTAATCACCGATTCTGTTCCTGTTTTAATTTCCTATGTTGATGCTGAACAACGCTACCGTTTTAATAATAAAGGCTATGAAGAACTATTTGGGATTTCTGCATCAGCAATTTATGGCAAACAGATCAAAGAAATATTAGGTGAATCTGTTTATCAGCATACTTTGCCCTATATAAAAACAGTCTTGTCAGGAGAAAAAGTCACTTTTGAAAACCAAGTAAAAGATAAATATGGTGTAATTCACGACATCAGTACTACTTACGTTCCCCGCTTTAGTCAGTCTGGGCAAGTTGAAGGCTTTGTTGTTCTAAATACAGACATTACTGAACGCAAACTAGCAGAAAAAGCCCTCAAAGAAAGTGAAGCAAGATTACGGACACTGACAGAAAAAGTCCGAGTGATTCCTTGGGAAGTAGAGGCTAGTACCGGGAATTTCACTTATGTAGGGCCGCAATGTGTCGATATTCTGGGCTATCCTGTCGCAGATTGGTATACAGATAATTTTTGGTACGAACACATACATCCAGATGATAGGGGCTGGGCGATGCAATATTGCTATGAATCTTCCCTGTTGGTGGATAATTACGAATTTGAATATAGAATGTTGTCGGCGGATGGCAAAATAATTTGGTTGTACGACATTGTAAATGTGGTGCGGGATGGAGAAAAACCACGGTTGCTACATGGGTTTATGATTGATATTAGCGATCGCAAACAAGTAGAACAAGAACGCGAACAACTCCTAGCCCGCGAACAAGCCGCCCGTAGTGCCGCAGAAACCGCCAACCGCATCAAAGATGAGTTTCTCGGTACACTTTCCCACGAACTCCGTACCCCCCTCAACGCCATACTCGGGTGGACACAGCTTCTAAAAAACCGCACATTTGATAGCAATACCACTGCTCTAGCATTAGAAACAATCGAGCGAAATAGTAAATCCTTAGCCCAACTCATTGAAGATATTTTAGATGTTTCCGACATTATTCGTGGTCAACTTCGTCTGAATACTCAACCAGTAGAATTGATACCACTTGTGGAAGCCACAATTAATAATCTTCGATTAGCCGCCCAAGCCAAAGATATTTATTTAGAATCCCAATTCGACCCGGCTGTAGGAGTAGTAATCGGTGATGCCAACAGAATACAACAAATTCTCTGGAACTTACTGACCAATGCCATTAAATTCACACCCGCAGGTGGCAAAGTTACCATCCAATTACAACGCCTAGATCACAGCGTTCAAATTCGCGTCAGCGACACAGGCTTGGGAATATCACCCGAATTTCTCCCTTACGTCTTCGAGCGTTTCCGTCAAGCAGATGGTTCCAGCACGCGATCGCACGGCGGACTAGGATTAGGATTAGGATTAGTCCGTCACCTAGTAGAACTACATGGTGGTACAGTCCAAGCCGAAAGCCCAGGAATTGGACAAGGGGCTACTTTTATAGTTAATTTGCCGAGGAAGTCAATAGTCCATAGTCCATAG
- a CDS encoding carbohydrate kinase family protein produces MSNPRVLCLGEVLFDCLADQLGLKLEEVKSWTPYPGGAPANVACALVKLGTPTGFIGAVGEDEPGNALLALLQEVGVDTTGVQRHPTAPTRQVYVVRDEAGDRTFAGFGEYDTSEFADTRLQAKELPESLFQDADFLILGTLELAYPESEKAIHRALELAEQYDLKIVLDVNWRPVFWQDENIARQKIQETFKRVDFLKLAKEEAEWLFDTADPGAITYRLGSIEGVLVTDGENGCAYCLGENEGKIPAFTVSVVDTTGAGDSFLAGFIHQLSKHGIHSLNYAQTAKTIVTYASAVGALTTIKPGAIASQPTVAEVETFLQSHSV; encoded by the coding sequence ATGAGTAATCCCCGTGTTTTGTGCCTCGGCGAAGTTCTATTTGATTGTTTAGCTGATCAATTAGGGTTAAAGCTGGAGGAGGTGAAGTCTTGGACACCCTACCCAGGAGGCGCACCAGCAAATGTGGCTTGTGCTTTGGTGAAATTGGGAACCCCAACCGGATTTATTGGTGCTGTTGGTGAAGATGAGCCGGGAAATGCGCTGCTGGCGTTATTACAAGAGGTAGGTGTAGATACAACGGGTGTACAGCGTCATCCTACTGCACCAACAAGGCAAGTTTATGTGGTGCGGGATGAAGCAGGCGATCGCACTTTTGCTGGTTTCGGTGAGTATGATACCTCTGAATTTGCCGATACTCGTTTACAAGCCAAGGAATTACCAGAGTCGCTGTTTCAAGATGCGGATTTCCTCATCTTAGGTACTCTGGAATTAGCCTATCCGGAGAGTGAAAAAGCAATTCACCGCGCCTTAGAACTTGCTGAACAGTATGACTTGAAGATTGTGCTGGATGTCAACTGGCGGCCTGTGTTTTGGCAAGATGAGAATATTGCTCGACAAAAAATTCAGGAAACTTTCAAGCGTGTCGATTTTCTCAAACTAGCCAAGGAAGAAGCAGAATGGTTATTTGATACAGCAGACCCAGGTGCTATTACTTACCGTCTCGGCTCAATTGAAGGAGTATTGGTAACTGATGGGGAAAATGGTTGTGCCTATTGTTTAGGTGAGAATGAAGGAAAAATCCCCGCTTTTACTGTCTCTGTAGTAGATACAACTGGCGCAGGCGATAGCTTTCTTGCAGGATTTATCCACCAACTAAGTAAACATGGTATTCACAGCTTGAACTATGCACAGACGGCAAAAACCATTGTTACCTATGCAAGTGCTGTAGGAGCGCTGACTACCATTAAACCAGGTGCGATCGCTTCTCAACCCACAGTTGCGGAAGTGGAAACTTTTCTTCAATCCCATTCAGTTTAG
- a CDS encoding pentapeptide repeat-containing protein translates to MDANKLLDLYAIGERKFHRANLHQANLCAVDLSGANFAEADLSGANLSQTNLSGCNLSRANLTDADLSGANLGGANLSEVNFIGADLIRANLKESNLTRADLRTAILILTNLSNANLSEAEMSGADLSGANLNGANLIGSNVMEAELKGANFLGATITEQEITGRVLRLGISHRWVTWAGCH, encoded by the coding sequence ATGGATGCCAATAAACTCCTAGATTTATATGCAATAGGAGAGAGAAAATTTCATAGAGCCAATCTGCATCAAGCTAACCTTTGTGCCGTTGATTTAAGTGGTGCAAACTTTGCCGAAGCTGATTTAAGTGGAGCTAACCTTAGTCAAACAAATTTGAGTGGTTGTAATCTTAGCCGTGCTAACTTAACTGATGCAGACTTAAGTGGAGCTAATTTGGGTGGTGCAAACTTAAGTGAAGTAAACTTTATCGGTGCAGACTTAATTAGAGCTAATCTGAAAGAAAGTAATCTCACTCGGGCAGATTTAAGGACTGCTATCTTAATTCTGACAAATCTATCTAATGCCAATCTTAGTGAAGCAGAAATGAGTGGTGCTGATTTGAGTGGTGCTAACCTCAACGGTGCAAATTTGATTGGTAGCAATGTGATGGAAGCAGAATTGAAAGGTGCTAATTTCTTAGGAGCTACGATTACAGAACAAGAAATTACTGGTAGAGTCTTGCGTTTAGGTATCTCCCACAGGTGGGTAACATGGGCTGGTTGCCATTAA
- the cobJ gene encoding precorrin-3B C(17)-methyltransferase, which yields MMKVAPAVVVLGQNSVALARKIITVLPGAKLYGLAGRTSKVDVSFTNFGDTLRELFTGGTPIIGICAAGILIRTLAPLISDKRQEPPVLAVAEDGSVVVPLLGGLNGVNDLARRIAEVLEVKPAITTTGDIRFRTALLSPPPGYYLANPDDAKKFISDLLAGARVKLLGTAPWLSDSQLPIDSEGELTIQVTERLVTPSANCLVYHPQTVAIAITDPNVTLDSIQQLLAQAQLAPASIAAVFAPLSIAASPAIHNIADTYGVPTRFFTPSQLEPLITEGYTLPEAIALTATQGQLISLPSPSSSPSHIAAISPQPIDPNTIGQPRGRLAIIGTGPGGLQWMSPEVKEILTSATDLVGYKTYLDLVGSLADGKQRHESDNREEIARATMALDLAATGRYVVVVSSGDPGIYAMAAAVFEVLDYHHKPEWDSIDIHVAPGISAMQAASATIGAPLGHDFCAISLSDILKPWSIIEQRIAAAAQADFVIAFYNPVSRERTWQLTEARNILLQYRKPTTPVVLARNVGRPGQTVKVITLDQLAADSADMRTVIIVGSTQTRTIRRSDGSISVYTPRRYK from the coding sequence ATGATGAAGGTTGCACCTGCTGTTGTAGTATTAGGTCAAAATAGCGTAGCACTAGCCCGGAAGATTATCACTGTCTTACCAGGGGCGAAACTGTACGGTTTAGCAGGACGCACTTCTAAGGTGGATGTTAGCTTTACGAATTTTGGTGACACCCTGCGAGAGTTATTTACTGGGGGAACGCCGATAATTGGTATCTGTGCTGCTGGTATTCTGATTAGAACGCTAGCACCTCTGATTAGCGATAAGCGCCAAGAACCGCCAGTATTGGCTGTGGCGGAAGATGGTAGTGTGGTTGTGCCTCTGTTGGGTGGACTCAATGGGGTGAATGATTTGGCGCGACGTATTGCTGAGGTACTGGAAGTTAAACCAGCCATTACAACAACGGGTGATATCCGTTTCCGCACTGCATTGTTATCGCCTCCCCCTGGATATTATTTAGCCAACCCAGACGATGCTAAGAAGTTTATCTCAGATTTGTTAGCGGGGGCGCGGGTGAAGTTGTTGGGAACTGCGCCTTGGTTAAGTGATAGTCAGTTACCTATTGACTCTGAGGGAGAATTAACAATTCAGGTGACAGAACGCTTAGTCACGCCTTCCGCAAATTGTTTGGTGTATCATCCGCAAACTGTAGCGATCGCCATCACCGACCCTAATGTTACTCTAGACTCAATACAGCAGCTACTCGCCCAAGCACAACTCGCACCCGCATCTATCGCCGCAGTATTTGCACCCCTCAGCATCGCCGCTAGTCCAGCAATTCATAACATAGCCGATACCTACGGCGTACCTACCCGCTTTTTCACCCCCAGTCAACTAGAACCCTTAATCACCGAAGGTTATACCCTCCCTGAAGCCATAGCCCTAACCGCTACACAAGGTCAACTAATCTCTCTCCCCTCTCCCTCATCCTCCCCATCTCATATTGCAGCCATCTCCCCCCAACCCATCGACCCCAACACCATCGGTCAGCCACGGGGAAGGTTAGCGATTATTGGTACTGGCCCTGGAGGTCTACAGTGGATGTCGCCTGAAGTCAAGGAAATACTCACCTCAGCCACAGACTTAGTAGGTTACAAAACCTATTTAGATTTAGTTGGTTCTCTAGCTGATGGTAAGCAACGTCATGAGTCAGACAACCGTGAAGAAATTGCTCGGGCGACAATGGCGCTTGATTTAGCTGCTACTGGGCGATATGTTGTTGTAGTTTCTTCTGGTGATCCTGGGATCTATGCAATGGCGGCGGCTGTCTTTGAAGTCCTTGATTATCACCATAAACCAGAATGGGATAGTATCGATATTCATGTTGCACCAGGAATTTCTGCTATGCAGGCCGCATCTGCTACTATTGGCGCACCCTTGGGACATGATTTTTGTGCAATTTCCTTATCTGACATCTTAAAGCCTTGGTCAATTATTGAACAACGCATTGCAGCCGCAGCCCAAGCGGATTTTGTGATTGCTTTTTACAATCCTGTTTCTCGTGAGCGCACTTGGCAATTAACAGAAGCTAGAAATATATTGTTGCAATATAGAAAACCTACGACTCCGGTAGTGTTGGCAAGAAATGTTGGGAGACCAGGACAAACTGTTAAAGTAATTACTCTTGATCAGCTAGCAGCAGATAGCGCGGATATGCGCACTGTTATAATTGTTGGTTCTACACAAACTCGGACAATTAGGCGTAGTGATGGTAGTATCTCTGTTTATACGCCCCGTCGCTATAAATAG
- a CDS encoding tocopherol cyclase family protein, producing the protein MSKTLQTPHSGYHWDGSSRRFFEGWYYRVTLPDCGQTFAFMYSIEDPIGGKPYSGGAAQILGADDEYICRTFPDVNKFWGSPDVLALGHWGETNLNTKPFYLLPAEFENHVQQGYQATATLNQGIIKDPATGNYCRWHYEIQPVYGWGNRDSIQQSTAGWLSFLQIFEPGWQILMAHGLASGWIDWNGKIYQFQNAPAYGEKNWGGAFPQKWFWVNCNSFDGEPDLALTAGGGRRGVLWWMESVAMIGVHHQGKFYEFVPWNSKVEWNIQPWGKWQMKATNADYEVELTGTTDLPGTPLRAPTAQGLQFCCRDTMQGKLDLELRQIRGNNRYVILKAHSYLCGLEVGGGSWDDYWQSS; encoded by the coding sequence ATGTCCAAAACTTTGCAAACGCCCCATAGCGGCTATCATTGGGACGGTAGTAGTCGCCGTTTCTTTGAAGGTTGGTATTACCGAGTAACTTTACCAGACTGCGGTCAAACCTTCGCCTTCATGTATTCCATAGAAGACCCCATTGGTGGTAAACCCTACAGTGGCGGTGCAGCGCAAATCCTGGGTGCTGATGATGAATATATCTGTAGAACTTTCCCTGATGTCAACAAATTTTGGGGTAGTCCAGACGTTCTTGCTTTAGGTCATTGGGGTGAAACTAACCTCAACACCAAACCCTTCTACCTTCTACCCGCAGAGTTTGAAAACCATGTACAGCAAGGCTATCAAGCTACAGCCACCCTCAATCAAGGCATAATCAAAGACCCCGCTACAGGTAATTATTGCCGTTGGCATTACGAAATTCAACCTGTATACGGTTGGGGAAATCGAGATAGTATTCAACAATCAACGGCTGGCTGGTTGTCATTTCTCCAGATATTTGAACCAGGATGGCAAATTTTAATGGCGCATGGTTTAGCTAGCGGTTGGATTGATTGGAATGGCAAAATCTATCAATTCCAAAATGCACCAGCTTATGGTGAGAAAAATTGGGGTGGTGCTTTTCCGCAAAAATGGTTTTGGGTGAACTGTAATAGCTTTGATGGCGAACCTGACTTAGCGTTAACTGCTGGTGGTGGTAGACGCGGTGTGTTGTGGTGGATGGAGTCTGTAGCTATGATTGGCGTGCATCATCAAGGTAAATTCTATGAGTTTGTTCCTTGGAACTCAAAAGTAGAATGGAATATTCAGCCTTGGGGTAAGTGGCAAATGAAAGCCACAAATGCAGATTATGAAGTGGAATTAACAGGAACTACGGATTTACCGGGTACACCTCTGCGTGCGCCAACTGCTCAAGGTTTACAATTTTGTTGTCGAGATACGATGCAAGGAAAGTTGGATTTAGAATTACGCCAAATTAGAGGCAATAACCGTTATGTTATCCTCAAAGCACACAGCTATCTTTGTGGTTTAGAAGTAGGTGGCGGTTCTTGGGACGATTATTGGCAATCTAGTTAA
- a CDS encoding J domain-containing protein, giving the protein MSNDKPRDGLQLDINHAYEILGLKPGASQVEVKQAYRKLVKTWHPDRFVDQQQKQQAEAKIKQINAAYNTVKSVTPTVEKSPSSPPPPPRKQPAKASVNRWGAETYYNWGVESVAKKEYEEAIAYFTQAIRLNPNYVEAYKYRGLVCSQLGYEYRATADLNKAAQLEGKIPKTTYTYSPRYQPKPKSWLERLCQRIKRLLKLR; this is encoded by the coding sequence ATGTCTAACGACAAGCCGCGAGATGGTTTACAACTGGATATCAATCATGCTTATGAGATTCTGGGTTTAAAGCCTGGTGCATCGCAGGTAGAAGTAAAGCAAGCTTACCGCAAGTTGGTTAAAACTTGGCATCCTGATCGCTTTGTTGATCAGCAGCAAAAGCAGCAAGCTGAGGCAAAAATTAAACAAATCAACGCCGCTTACAACACGGTTAAATCAGTAACTCCAACTGTTGAGAAATCACCTTCATCTCCACCGCCACCGCCACGAAAACAGCCTGCAAAAGCATCGGTGAACCGTTGGGGTGCGGAAACATACTACAACTGGGGTGTTGAGAGTGTAGCAAAAAAGGAGTACGAGGAAGCGATCGCTTACTTTACCCAAGCCATTCGTCTCAACCCTAACTATGTTGAAGCCTACAAATATCGGGGATTAGTTTGTTCTCAATTGGGTTACGAATATCGAGCTACTGCCGACTTAAACAAGGCTGCACAGTTAGAAGGTAAAATTCCTAAAACTACTTATACTTACTCGCCTAGATATCAACCTAAGCCTAAGTCTTGGTTAGAAAGATTGTGTCAAAGAATTAAAAGATTACTAAAACTTAGATAA